A DNA window from Hypomesus transpacificus isolate Combined female chromosome 24, fHypTra1, whole genome shotgun sequence contains the following coding sequences:
- the LOC124486466 gene encoding ceramide transfer protein-like isoform X1, with translation MSEKSSNSSGSDEDVDPESGQPVIELGGVLSKWTNYIHGWQDRWVVLKNNTLSYYKSEDEREYGCRGALCLSKAMISPHEFDECRFDISVNDSVWYLRAEDPAHRNQWIDSIELHKAESGYGSETSLRRHGSMQSLTSAASGFSATSTSSFKKGHSLKEKLAEMETFRDILCRQVDTLQKYFDSCADGVSKDEFQRDRVVDEDEDDFPSTTRPNGDCLHNNNGDCLHNNNGSKEKLFPPASPKGINGIDFKGEAITFKATTAGILSTLSHCIELMMKREDSWQKRIDKELEKRRRVEDAYKNAMSDLKIKSHYGGPDYEEGPNSLINEDEFFDAVEAALDRQDKIEEESEKVRLPRLTPAPPVDAYSAIANHRFSTGPHSHCSSLSSVELVSASDDVHRFSTQVEEMVQNHMTYSLQDMGGDANWQLVVEEGEMKVYRREVEENGIVLDPLKATHAVKGVTGHEVCHYFWDTAVRNDWETTIENFNVVETLSENAVIVYQTHKRVWPASQRDVLYLSAMRKILATNENDPDTWLVCNFSVDHDNAPPTNRCVRAKINVAMICQTLVSPPEGDKEISRDNVLCKITYVANVNPGGWAPASVLRAVAKREYPKFLKRFTSYVQEKTAGKPILF, from the exons ATGTCGGAGAAGAGTTCGAACTCATCAGGGTCCGACGAGGATGTGGATCCGGAATCTGGACAGCCTGTTATTGAGCTCGGTGGTGTCCTAAGCAAG TGGACCAACTACATTCATGGATGGCAGGACCGATGGGTGGTATTGAAGAACAACACCTTGAGTTACTATAAATCTGAGGACGAGAGAGAATATGGCTGTCGAGGGGCCCTGTGCCTCAGCAAGGCTATGATTTCA CCCCACGAGTTTGATGAGTGTCGCTTCGACATCAGCGTCAACGACAGCGTGTGGTACCTGAGAGCAGAGGACCCCGCCCACCGGAACCAGTGGATCGACTCCATCGAGCTGCAcaag GCTGAGTCTGGGTATGGTTCTGAGACCAGTCTAAGACGTCATGGCTCCATGCAGTCTCTCACCTCGGCGGCCAGTGGCTTCTctgccacctccacctcctccttcaag AAGGGCCACAGTCTGAAGGAGAAGCTGGCTGAGATGGAGACGTTTCGGGACATCCTGTGCCGACAGGTGGACACGCTGCAGAAGTACTTTGACTCCTGCGCCGACGGCGTCTCCAAGGACGAGTTCCAGCGAGACCGAG TGgtggacgaggacgaggacgacTTCCCCTCGACCACGCGCCCCAACGGCGACTGTCTCCATAACAACAACGGCGACTGTCTTCATAACAACAACGGCAGCAAGGAGAAAC tcTTCCCCCCCGCCAGCCCTAAAGGGATCAACGGTATAGACTTTAAGGGTGAGGCCATTACCTTTAAGGCCACCACCGCCGGCATCCTGTCCACGCTGTCACACTGCATCGAGCTGATGATGAAACGAGAGGACAGCTGGcagaaaagaatagacaag gagctggagaagaggaggagggtggaggacgcCTACAAGAACGCCATGAGCGACCTGAAGATCAAGTCCCACTACGGAGGACCCGACTACGAG GAGGGGCCCAACAGCCTGATCAACGAGGACGAGTTCTTTGACGCCGTGGAAGCAGCCCTGGACAGACAGGACAAGATAGAGGAAGAG TCGGAGAAGGTCCGGTTACCTCGTCTGACACCGGCGCCACCGGTAGACGCGTACTCGGCCATCGCTAATCACAGATTCTCCACCGGG CCCCATAGCCATtgttcctccctgtcctccgtcGAGCTAGTCAGTGCTTCAGACGATGTTCACAGATTCAGCACGCAG gtggaggagatggtgcAGAACCACATGACCTACTCCCTGCAGGACATGGGCGGAGATGCCAACTGGcagctggtggtggaggagggagagatgaag gtgtacaggagggaggtggaggagaacggGATCGTCCTGGATCCTCTCAAGGCCACGCACGCCGTCAAGGGCGTGACGGGCCACGAGGTGTGCCACTACTTCTGGGACACGGCCGTGCGCAACGACTGGGAGA CCACCATTGAGAACTTCAACGTGGTGGAGACGCTGTCGGAGAACGCTGTGATCGTCTACCAGACGCACAAG AGAGTATGGCCCGCCTCCCAGAGAGATGTCCTCTACCTATCAGCTATGAGGAAGATCCTGGCAACCAATGAGAACGACCCTGACACGTGGCTGGTCTGCAACTTCTCTGTTGATCACGACAACGCCCCT cccaccaACCGGTGTGTCCGTGCCAAAATCAACGTGGCCATGATCTGCCAGACCCTCGTCAGCCCACCAGAGGGCGACAAAGAGATCAGCCGAGACAACGTTCTGTGTAAGATCACCTACGTAGCCAACG ttaaCCCAGGTGGGTGGGCCCCAGCGTCCGTCCTGCGGGCGGTGGCCAAGAGGGAGTACCCCAAGTTCCTGAAGCGCTTCACTTCCTATGTCCAGGAGAAGACCGCTGGCAAGCCCATCCTCTTCTAA
- the LOC124486466 gene encoding ceramide transfer protein-like isoform X2: MSEKSSNSSGSDEDVDPESGQPVIELGGVLSKWTNYIHGWQDRWVVLKNNTLSYYKSEDEREYGCRGALCLSKAMISPHEFDECRFDISVNDSVWYLRAEDPAHRNQWIDSIELHKAESGYGSETSLRRHGSMQSLTSAASGFSATSTSSFKGHSLKEKLAEMETFRDILCRQVDTLQKYFDSCADGVSKDEFQRDRVVDEDEDDFPSTTRPNGDCLHNNNGDCLHNNNGSKEKLFPPASPKGINGIDFKGEAITFKATTAGILSTLSHCIELMMKREDSWQKRIDKELEKRRRVEDAYKNAMSDLKIKSHYGGPDYEEGPNSLINEDEFFDAVEAALDRQDKIEEESEKVRLPRLTPAPPVDAYSAIANHRFSTGPHSHCSSLSSVELVSASDDVHRFSTQVEEMVQNHMTYSLQDMGGDANWQLVVEEGEMKVYRREVEENGIVLDPLKATHAVKGVTGHEVCHYFWDTAVRNDWETTIENFNVVETLSENAVIVYQTHKRVWPASQRDVLYLSAMRKILATNENDPDTWLVCNFSVDHDNAPPTNRCVRAKINVAMICQTLVSPPEGDKEISRDNVLCKITYVANVNPGGWAPASVLRAVAKREYPKFLKRFTSYVQEKTAGKPILF; the protein is encoded by the exons ATGTCGGAGAAGAGTTCGAACTCATCAGGGTCCGACGAGGATGTGGATCCGGAATCTGGACAGCCTGTTATTGAGCTCGGTGGTGTCCTAAGCAAG TGGACCAACTACATTCATGGATGGCAGGACCGATGGGTGGTATTGAAGAACAACACCTTGAGTTACTATAAATCTGAGGACGAGAGAGAATATGGCTGTCGAGGGGCCCTGTGCCTCAGCAAGGCTATGATTTCA CCCCACGAGTTTGATGAGTGTCGCTTCGACATCAGCGTCAACGACAGCGTGTGGTACCTGAGAGCAGAGGACCCCGCCCACCGGAACCAGTGGATCGACTCCATCGAGCTGCAcaag GCTGAGTCTGGGTATGGTTCTGAGACCAGTCTAAGACGTCATGGCTCCATGCAGTCTCTCACCTCGGCGGCCAGTGGCTTCTctgccacctccacctcctccttcaag GGCCACAGTCTGAAGGAGAAGCTGGCTGAGATGGAGACGTTTCGGGACATCCTGTGCCGACAGGTGGACACGCTGCAGAAGTACTTTGACTCCTGCGCCGACGGCGTCTCCAAGGACGAGTTCCAGCGAGACCGAG TGgtggacgaggacgaggacgacTTCCCCTCGACCACGCGCCCCAACGGCGACTGTCTCCATAACAACAACGGCGACTGTCTTCATAACAACAACGGCAGCAAGGAGAAAC tcTTCCCCCCCGCCAGCCCTAAAGGGATCAACGGTATAGACTTTAAGGGTGAGGCCATTACCTTTAAGGCCACCACCGCCGGCATCCTGTCCACGCTGTCACACTGCATCGAGCTGATGATGAAACGAGAGGACAGCTGGcagaaaagaatagacaag gagctggagaagaggaggagggtggaggacgcCTACAAGAACGCCATGAGCGACCTGAAGATCAAGTCCCACTACGGAGGACCCGACTACGAG GAGGGGCCCAACAGCCTGATCAACGAGGACGAGTTCTTTGACGCCGTGGAAGCAGCCCTGGACAGACAGGACAAGATAGAGGAAGAG TCGGAGAAGGTCCGGTTACCTCGTCTGACACCGGCGCCACCGGTAGACGCGTACTCGGCCATCGCTAATCACAGATTCTCCACCGGG CCCCATAGCCATtgttcctccctgtcctccgtcGAGCTAGTCAGTGCTTCAGACGATGTTCACAGATTCAGCACGCAG gtggaggagatggtgcAGAACCACATGACCTACTCCCTGCAGGACATGGGCGGAGATGCCAACTGGcagctggtggtggaggagggagagatgaag gtgtacaggagggaggtggaggagaacggGATCGTCCTGGATCCTCTCAAGGCCACGCACGCCGTCAAGGGCGTGACGGGCCACGAGGTGTGCCACTACTTCTGGGACACGGCCGTGCGCAACGACTGGGAGA CCACCATTGAGAACTTCAACGTGGTGGAGACGCTGTCGGAGAACGCTGTGATCGTCTACCAGACGCACAAG AGAGTATGGCCCGCCTCCCAGAGAGATGTCCTCTACCTATCAGCTATGAGGAAGATCCTGGCAACCAATGAGAACGACCCTGACACGTGGCTGGTCTGCAACTTCTCTGTTGATCACGACAACGCCCCT cccaccaACCGGTGTGTCCGTGCCAAAATCAACGTGGCCATGATCTGCCAGACCCTCGTCAGCCCACCAGAGGGCGACAAAGAGATCAGCCGAGACAACGTTCTGTGTAAGATCACCTACGTAGCCAACG ttaaCCCAGGTGGGTGGGCCCCAGCGTCCGTCCTGCGGGCGGTGGCCAAGAGGGAGTACCCCAAGTTCCTGAAGCGCTTCACTTCCTATGTCCAGGAGAAGACCGCTGGCAAGCCCATCCTCTTCTAA
- the LOC124486466 gene encoding ceramide transfer protein-like isoform X3: protein MSEKSSNSSGSDEDVDPESGQPVIELGGVLSKWTNYIHGWQDRWVVLKNNTLSYYKSEDEREYGCRGALCLSKAMISPHEFDECRFDISVNDSVWYLRAEDPAHRNQWIDSIELHKAESGYGSETSLRRHGSMQSLTSAASGFSATSTSSFKKGHSLKEKLAEMETFRDILCRQVDTLQKYFDSCADGVSKDEFQRDRVVDEDEDDFPSTTRPNGDCLHNNNGDCLHNNNGSKEKLFPPASPKGINGIDFKGEAITFKATTAGILSTLSHCIELMMKREDSWQKRIDKELEKRRRVEDAYKNAMSDLKIKSHYGGPDYEEGPNSLINEDEFFDAVEAALDRQDKIEEESEKVRLPRLTPAPPVDAYSAIANHRFSTGVEEMVQNHMTYSLQDMGGDANWQLVVEEGEMKVYRREVEENGIVLDPLKATHAVKGVTGHEVCHYFWDTAVRNDWETTIENFNVVETLSENAVIVYQTHKRVWPASQRDVLYLSAMRKILATNENDPDTWLVCNFSVDHDNAPPTNRCVRAKINVAMICQTLVSPPEGDKEISRDNVLCKITYVANVNPGGWAPASVLRAVAKREYPKFLKRFTSYVQEKTAGKPILF from the exons ATGTCGGAGAAGAGTTCGAACTCATCAGGGTCCGACGAGGATGTGGATCCGGAATCTGGACAGCCTGTTATTGAGCTCGGTGGTGTCCTAAGCAAG TGGACCAACTACATTCATGGATGGCAGGACCGATGGGTGGTATTGAAGAACAACACCTTGAGTTACTATAAATCTGAGGACGAGAGAGAATATGGCTGTCGAGGGGCCCTGTGCCTCAGCAAGGCTATGATTTCA CCCCACGAGTTTGATGAGTGTCGCTTCGACATCAGCGTCAACGACAGCGTGTGGTACCTGAGAGCAGAGGACCCCGCCCACCGGAACCAGTGGATCGACTCCATCGAGCTGCAcaag GCTGAGTCTGGGTATGGTTCTGAGACCAGTCTAAGACGTCATGGCTCCATGCAGTCTCTCACCTCGGCGGCCAGTGGCTTCTctgccacctccacctcctccttcaag AAGGGCCACAGTCTGAAGGAGAAGCTGGCTGAGATGGAGACGTTTCGGGACATCCTGTGCCGACAGGTGGACACGCTGCAGAAGTACTTTGACTCCTGCGCCGACGGCGTCTCCAAGGACGAGTTCCAGCGAGACCGAG TGgtggacgaggacgaggacgacTTCCCCTCGACCACGCGCCCCAACGGCGACTGTCTCCATAACAACAACGGCGACTGTCTTCATAACAACAACGGCAGCAAGGAGAAAC tcTTCCCCCCCGCCAGCCCTAAAGGGATCAACGGTATAGACTTTAAGGGTGAGGCCATTACCTTTAAGGCCACCACCGCCGGCATCCTGTCCACGCTGTCACACTGCATCGAGCTGATGATGAAACGAGAGGACAGCTGGcagaaaagaatagacaag gagctggagaagaggaggagggtggaggacgcCTACAAGAACGCCATGAGCGACCTGAAGATCAAGTCCCACTACGGAGGACCCGACTACGAG GAGGGGCCCAACAGCCTGATCAACGAGGACGAGTTCTTTGACGCCGTGGAAGCAGCCCTGGACAGACAGGACAAGATAGAGGAAGAG TCGGAGAAGGTCCGGTTACCTCGTCTGACACCGGCGCCACCGGTAGACGCGTACTCGGCCATCGCTAATCACAGATTCTCCACCGGG gtggaggagatggtgcAGAACCACATGACCTACTCCCTGCAGGACATGGGCGGAGATGCCAACTGGcagctggtggtggaggagggagagatgaag gtgtacaggagggaggtggaggagaacggGATCGTCCTGGATCCTCTCAAGGCCACGCACGCCGTCAAGGGCGTGACGGGCCACGAGGTGTGCCACTACTTCTGGGACACGGCCGTGCGCAACGACTGGGAGA CCACCATTGAGAACTTCAACGTGGTGGAGACGCTGTCGGAGAACGCTGTGATCGTCTACCAGACGCACAAG AGAGTATGGCCCGCCTCCCAGAGAGATGTCCTCTACCTATCAGCTATGAGGAAGATCCTGGCAACCAATGAGAACGACCCTGACACGTGGCTGGTCTGCAACTTCTCTGTTGATCACGACAACGCCCCT cccaccaACCGGTGTGTCCGTGCCAAAATCAACGTGGCCATGATCTGCCAGACCCTCGTCAGCCCACCAGAGGGCGACAAAGAGATCAGCCGAGACAACGTTCTGTGTAAGATCACCTACGTAGCCAACG ttaaCCCAGGTGGGTGGGCCCCAGCGTCCGTCCTGCGGGCGGTGGCCAAGAGGGAGTACCCCAAGTTCCTGAAGCGCTTCACTTCCTATGTCCAGGAGAAGACCGCTGGCAAGCCCATCCTCTTCTAA